From Solanum lycopersicum chromosome 4, SLM_r2.1:
CATTCCAACCGCCCAAGCCCTTGACCACTTTGACTCtaccttttttcttttagaaatatTCTAAATCcctttaatatacatataagcCCAAGTAAATAAAGTATGTGTAAGACCTCTGGCCATCAACAAGACCTAAATAACCTCATGAGACATGTATTAATCATCTTCGTAATGCAGACTTGATTTCAACTCACCTTTCAAGTAACTCAGACTACTCGGAAATCCTTAAGACATCTATTACAATATTTAACATGTAAATTTGATCTTATAAGAACAAATCCGCATTAAACAAAATAACTCAACCACTCAAGGATCACAATGATAAATACGTTAATGGAGTAAGCTAGTTCACTGATAGAACCATAATATAGAACATAATAAAACATGTATCAGGTGTAGTACCAGAGCCAACTATATAGCAACTTGTATTTGATGTGGTACTCGAGCCAACCGATAATATTACCTATATAAGGTGTGTACCCAAACCAGAGGGATCCTATGCAAGGCTTGGTATCCTAGCCAATTGATAATATATACCATACGTGGTACCAAATGAATCAATACTCATAcaatcacaataaaataaaattactcttGCAAAACTAAAAGCAAACAAACTACCTTTATTGCATGATATTTTCAAACAATCAATTCACATTTAATCCTTATGTTTCTCCAACAGGCCTTGTACAAGTTCCACTACAGAAATTTtaacatacatacataacaTAACTTGAATATAATAACCATATTATCTAATATTAGTGGCTTCTCCCAGATAATTTTCCTACTTATGACCCATAACACCCCGATTACCAACTTTCAAACAACACCTAAAAACATTCAtaagatcaacatcaactaGTTAAACACCTTACCACCCTAAACAACCATGATCCACAAACTCATCTATCCAAATTCCGCACTCAAGCCTACATATGCAAACTCCCAATAATTTACAAGTTAATATGCAAGTAAAAATATGTCTAAATAGTCAATTAAGCCCTGCCTACTTGAATACCAAGAAACTATTGAAGAACACTAAACACGAGCTTTTAGCTCCGTGGAGTGAACCGTTATGGATGTAGaccaaaaataaatgaatttgacCACTCTTCCGGAAGTACTTCTCCTCTCCCTTGTCCCCAAGCTTGGAGTAGCTTTCAGAGGATTTTGGCGCAACCCTCGTTTGTCTTACCACTGAATAGgaggataaaaaataaaagaactcaTACTTTTGAGTTTCAGCCACGCTATAGCTTCACATACGCCACTACAACAACATAACCATAACGGAAATATTCCCTCTATGAGGGAATGACGTAAATCAAGGTCAATATCAAATAATGAGATCTTTATCGTGTCACCCCTACTTTAAATCGATtgagaattttgaaaaaaaaaaagttaaactcTGCATGAGGTGCCTTAATTTTGAATAACAATGGATGAGATCCTTGTCAACTCATTAAACGAGTCAAGTGAAGAACTAAGTTGGATGTTTAGATGACATGAATCCTAAATTGTTCTAGATattgctttaattttttataaaataattcaaattatttacaATTTCCACATCATTAAATAGGTAACGAAAATCATACTTcttaaaataatgatcataaaATCTAACTTGAGAAAGTTGAATgacttttgaaaaacaaaataaagtagaGTTAGTATGTGGGCCAATTACGCAAAGTCAAAAGATcatctaaaatttaaattatagattaaaagatgaaataCTTCTAATGAAAAATAGTTAGCATATTCCAATACAGATTTacctttataattatattttaacgtcaaaaaaaattgattagttAGTTAGGTGTTCATTTAATtgttattagtttaatttaagAGGATAAACAGTGTTCACAAAGTCACTAATATTACCCTGGAAGAAGTAGCTTACCCTTGTAAATGCCGgagttatataataattaaggtCGCGAAGCAGCCGTCAAAATATGtcatgtacttaataaagaagCGCAAGTATAATATTAGTACATAAAATTCACATGGTACTAGGAGGATCATCGGTCCTCTTCAACTACAAGAAATATGAATAGGTAACCACAATTTAATAAATCAGATAACATACAATTATAACCAGAGTAACAAATACGATTCACATTGTCAGTCCTCATCTTGATTTGACATTCACAATAATATGATCAACAATATTACTGTaacactcacacttttaaaTTGTCTAAATAAACTTGCATTTTCATGGAAAGagtgataaataaattaataaggaTTTGGTTTGTCATATTTTAAGTGTTCACAGGTTATATCTCATGTTTTGGTCATATAAGTCTGTGATTTTTATCCCAATATATAAAGATATATGGGTCCATAAGATATCAAATCGAAGGTCTATGAGTTTAGCTTTGAAAGCATCAAACCGTTTCTTAATACAACTAcagaaaatagaaatatttgCATTTTTTGTGAGATGCAAGCAGGTACGTGAGGTGAGCCAAGGTCGGTGAAGAATTTATTTAATCGACCATTTGTGTAAAGTAATGTTTTTGCAGATAACGCTCTTCTCATGAGACTTGAACGTATAATAAACAATCATACAAATTTTAAGTCGTTAAAGATAACAAGTACTATAAGGACTCTTGTTAACTAGCAAGTATAATTGTACAATGATTTATTTATGTTCTAATACCATCttcattttctctttcattttcaCGTTCCTGTAGCACtaaatatatacaaagaaaTTTTCCCCAAATCCATAAAATACTCTTTAGGTTTTAGTAATTTCCTCTTGCAAGCTTCAGGAAAGTTTCTCTACTTTGCGACCTGGTCATTTTGGTATAGTTTTCATTGTGGATTGTATGTTGTAGTGGTTGTAGCAGTATGGGTTTTACTTTGTTTGAAGACGTTGagctttttttttcaagcttaaTTCAACGTAAGAAGCTTTTTTCATTGATTCTAGCCTTGGTAAGCTGCAAGTAGTGAGTTGCACAATCCCACTATAGTGACTATATTGTAGAAGGATTTCCCGCTATAACGAGAATTTATCTCACCACGGCAGTGACGTTTCACCTACTATAGTGACTTGCATAGGAAGGAACCTCGAAAATCCACCCAAAAGTGACCCTTTCACAAACCCACCCCTTTATGCCAACTATGATATCGGAAGTTCTACTCACCCCAATCACTTTTGCGAAGTTTTACATATTTCTCAACGTCTtagaaacaataaatataaactCTACGAATacatttcacccaaattttgtCTTTGGTTGGCCCTAGACCTAATCTCCCTTAGATTTCATTAATGCCTAGCCTAGCTTGAAATTTCAACTCAGTATTCCAGAAGTTTTCTCATCTGAATTCTTTTATCATTAACTTATCCATAACAACCGACAGTGGTGTTATATTTAACTTTTGTTAGTCAATGATCCTTACCAGCATCTGGGTGTACTAATAATATACTATTCTTGCTACATCCTTTCTGGGTATAGGTGTATTCTGTAAAGTAGAACCCAATGTGTACTTCATTGatcatatatttatgtatttatacaagaGTTTATACATAgataattacataaataatcCTTAGTAGATACATTAACTAATACCTTAATACCATACTTATCACTCCCCCTCAAGTTGAACCAGGTCGAAGGTTCAACTTGCCACGTAATAAAAAAGATCCTTCAAGAGAGGCTTGGTAAGAATATTCTCAAGCTGATCATGAGAAGAAATATATTGAACGTGAAGTTTCTTTTTCTGTATAAGATATCGAATAAAGTGCAATCGATCTCCATATGTTTGGTGCGAGAGTGAAAACACTAGGTTAGCTGTAGGATAGGTTGCACTTAAATTATCACACCACAATAAAGGTAAGGAACCAGAAGAAAGATCAATTTCTTTCAATAATAGACGAATCCATAGAAGTTCACTGGTGGTAACAACAAGATAGCGATATTTGACCTCAGTAGTAGATCGTGAGACAAATCGTTGTTTGCAAGAACACCAAGAAGCAAACTACGAACCAAAGAAAATTACAAAACCAGTAGTAAACTTTCGATCATCTATACTGCCTTCCCAATCAGCATCACAATATCCCTGTAGTTGCTGAGAGTTTTGTTTTGAAAAGAGAATACCATGAGAAGAAGTGAATTTTAGATATTGCAAGATACGCTTAACTGATGCCTAATGTTTCTGTCGGACTATGCATGAATTGACAAAGTTTATTTACCGAGAATGTAATAGCAGGTCTAGTAAAAGTGAGATATTTTAAGCCACCAATAATACTTCGATAAAGACTTTCATCAAGGAATTAAGTGTTGTCACCGTTGTTCAGTTCATTGCTCGGGCACATGGGAGTAGAAATATCATTGCAAGTTAACATGTTACTACGTTCTAAGAGATCATGTATATATTTAGACTGATGTAACAACAACCCATCAGATAGCCATGTAGCTTCAATACCCTAAGAGTGATTAAGCTTGTCCAAGTTCCGCAAAGAGAATCACATTTCTAACTGTTAAAGCAATGAAGAAACAAGATGCATAGACGTTCCCAAGACtataatgtcatcaacatagataaaaaaaaaataatttttcagtGCCCATGCTTCTAAAAAAGAGTAGAGAATCTGTTTAGAGCCTTGGAAACCAAACTCACACAAGGCATCCGCCAAACACTTATTCCATACTCGAGGAGCCCGTTTAAGATCATATATAGACTTCTCTATCTTGCATATGTAATTAGGGTGATTATGATCACACAAATCTTGGTGGTTAAACCATGTATACATGCTCATCTAGCTTAACAAGCAAGAACACGTTAGAGATATCAAGTTGATTAACAATCCATCCCTGTGGCACCGCAATAGAAAACAATAGCCGAATAGTTGTAGGTTTGACAACAGGACTGGAGGTATCATCAAAGTCAATTCCAAGACGTTGATGAAAACCCTTGGCAACTAATCTGACTTTATGTCGTTCAATAGAGCCAtttggtctttttttttaaacccATTTACAACCAATGACATTTGTAGCTTTATGAGGTGGAACCAACCTCGAAGTACCAGTTGCAATGAGCGCATTATATTCCGTAGACATAGCACATCTCCATTCAggaattttaatagcatgagtaTAACATGTGGGATCAAGAGCCAGCCTACAGTAGATAGAGAAGGTATGGATACGTTTGGGCTTAAGATTTCTTGTTTGCGCTCGTGTAACTATCCGATGATTTTGAATAGGTGACTACATCCAATGAAATAACACTACTAGAATTAGTGTCATCTGAAGAAtcagcaacaacaacaccaatCAAATTATCAAGCCCTTGAACTTGTgtatttgataataataataatactttctccgtttaaaaaagaattgattCGATatcctttttaataatatttaattttaatttctcacatgacatatttaaaatcataagattaaaggactattttgacatatttgacataactataatttaaaatcacaaaattaattttagtttcttaaactTCATTCAAAGTGAAACTAGATCATTCTTTTCGAAGCAGAGAGACCGTAAGTTTCTAACTTATAATGTAGCAAAACAATAATAgtgaaaaatagataaatattactatgatgatatataaataataatataaaaaattaatactaaaATCGTGATAGACAATGACCTAAGAAATTATTTcagatattttttcaaaattaaactaCTCTTCCCTATTTACATAAAAGGTAAgttaataatgtaaaaaaaaaactaaaataaacatcaaatcaaatatGTCAAAGGGAAATGGAAGAGGAGGACGTGAGTTatttataaaatgaattaaggttGAATATTTGCTTTACTGTTTCAAAGGAGAACTGCCATTTTATTAATAGGCCGAAGAGCATTTTTTTTGCTTAACCAAATGACAAGTGAACTGTGATTCAACGGTGtaaaaaaagttgaataaaATTTGTGAATTATCTTAGTTTTGATAATACCAATCCAAGTTATATACCAATATTTATGTGTTAAAAAACTTATCAATAAACTAAATGCCTTTTAATTCCTATGTATGGTAAATTTTTCCATGTTGCTTTTATAATTTAGAGTACATTTATTTAATACAGTCTCTCCATAATAGAGTAAAATCTTTagaaattaatattcaataaattaataatttctctAAAATACTAATTTTTCTTCGATCTTAACTTGGGACAATGgaaaaaatcatccatttcaataaagataatatatttcaagaaaaCCCCTTATATAAACATATGGTtccattaatatcataaattattaattttttaaaagtacaaatatatctaagacaatttagtgaaatatgattctattatgttctttttttcttaaaatttaaatatagttaaagtcatctctaacttttcttattgcatcCAAGAGCTTCGGTGTTGTCTTTTCAAATTGTACTATAAAATTGCATTCATTCGGATTTGGACCTTCCGAAAGGGTTCAAAGTGCTAAAGTTTGTCACTTTTAATGGAACTGGAAATCCACTAGCACATCTGAAAGTTTATTGTGATCAACTCGTGAGAGTTGACAAAAATGAAGCACTGTTAATGCGTCTTTTTAGTCGAAGTTTAAATAGAGAAGCTCTAGAATGACTTACTcacaagaattaaaaaaatgaatgagttGGAATGCACTCGCAAAGGATTTCACTGAAAGATTTGGACATAACGTAGAATTTGCCCCAAATCGCTACTACTTGGAGAAGATCAAATAGAGGTCTACAGAAAATTATCGAGAGTACATTTTTCGTTGGAGAAAAGAGGCCGCAATAGTTCAACCTCCCATGTCTGAACATGAGATCACTGAAATGTTAATTCGAACTCAAGATCCTAAGTACTATGAAAGAATGTTATGTATGATGGGACAAAATTTATTGAGATGCTCAAAGTGGGAGAAGCTTTGAAAGATGATTTCAAGActagaaaggtcacaaaccttacCGCGTTGCCAGCTAATGTAAAAGCTACCAGAATCAATGATATGAATAtatcaaaaggaaaagaagaagaggtatttgttgaatgccttgaatcggacccttaattttctgttgattctgtatgttgggcccaagcctgttagggcgtagcttagcactatatatagacgctatgggaaaccctattctgtaattctgttttttgcctctccataataaaactgctccctctcttcccgtggacgtagccaatttattggtgaaccacgtaaatctgttgtcttgtttttcgcgtttatattttctcgtattatctcaaattccgcacaacagtATTCAAGATCACTAACTATCCATACGGGCGATTCAATCAAAATGCACACCACTGCTCCATCATCGGGTGTAAGTCTCAAATCCTTAGTCCGACAAACATCGCCACCATCAGGTCAGGTCAACCGGTTCGTCCGGTTATGCTTGTTTCAGACATAGTAGACGTGGCACACACACCATCGACTTCTTGAAAAGGGAATAGCCGATCATCAAACAACACATGACACAATGAACTACGTGAACTAATAGAGCTATCAgaacttaaattattattagaAACTAAACACGAACTGTGGAAGAAGAAGCATGTCCAAGCCGAGCATGCCAGTCTCTCAATGTTGCAGAGTATGACTGGACAAGAGACTGCAATGGAGACGCTGGAAGGGTATAGTGACCATCATCATTCAGACTTTTGAACAACGGAGCCTTCGTTGCCTAATCCTTCACTAGAAAATAGTGAGGAAAAAATTCACAAGAAACATTATTAGCCTTAACAAAAGAACTAGCAGAGATTAAATTTTGCTTAGCGGTAGGGACGCACAGAATATTGTCTAAATTGAAGGGAGCCCCTCGAACATGCAAAGAAGAAGAACCAATGTGAGACATAGGTAATTTAGAACCATTACGCAGAACTGTTAGAACCGAAATAAGCAGGTGttaacgcggaagctagcaaaacaaacccacgagtaagaagacaacgagaaatataccaaaagacacaaagatttaacgtgttTCGGttaatcgacctacgtccacaaaggagatgagcaatccactataaatatgagagtacaaaatacagagagaaacaacctcaaccaattcactcggaatacatgggaggttcacacaagtgataacgtatcaagattgtgacccacaaattctccctctaaccaaaactatCAAAGCCCTTATGACTACATTGTGAAtactgattaagttagaaggaacatgtctctatttataaagtcctaaacctttttctACCAGAAAAAAAGGATTAGGCaatccaaaatctttttctaaaagaaaaacctatttatggtaagaaatcatgGCAAATAAAATCCAACAAGAACAACTAGCGAGGTTGTCAAGATTAGCAGTGTGTGGTGCCACTGTCCACAAGCCAAGATTGGGAGGGTTGTGAAGAGGTGCTAGCAAGATTAGAAGATGGTTTATTAACACTAGGATTAGCATTCTCGGTCCTCGGTGAAAGGCAAACACGAGACACATGTCTGAGTCCTCCACAATTATAACAGCTGATGCTAGAATTATCCAATGGTGCTCTCGTAACTGGATTGTAGAATTGCTTGTTTGTGGCAGCAGTCTGTACTGAAGTAGAACAACCAGGTGGTGATGAAGTCTCAACTTCTACATCTCTCTTTCGGCCAAAGTTGTGTCTTTTTCTTTATCTTACCTCTTGTATATAATTAGACTAGGTCGTCGGAGTTGGttgtgtttaattttaatttgattattcgTATTAATGTTATGGGATTTGtaaatttgatattaaaatgtACTATCTGTTACTTCctccgtctcattttatatgtcatcactttctataaatagttgaaCCATAATacttgttattttataaaatttatgcataaattacaatattttgcCTATTATGACCTTGAATAgattagttaattaatcttgaaaatgtATTCATCGTATATTATAAAGTTGACttaagaaaacattaaataaggataaaattacATCATTTCTTAATGCAAGTGTAAATAATAAGGTGAGGTATAAAATGGGACGGTTGGAGTATTATTTAAAAGATCCAACAATTGGATTTTCGCATATTCTTAATAATAAGTTGCAGTGTGACAAAGAGGCGTGTGACTTAATATACAAATCATATacaattgttatttatttttcatttgaaaagataattattccttgatgatttaacatttgattttgaaattttaactttgaagtTTTTGTGAATGCATCAGTATCACATGCCTCAGATGAATTGTTGAAGCTAATTAAGCAAAGTCATAAAAGTGAAGGTGCTTTCATGTGCtaaatttttgtgtaattttacATTGCTTTTAAGGACAACCAAAAACTTAAAtagaactaaaaatatatacgTTGCTTGACTGATACATTGATGTTCTAAATGCTTTAGTCCTACAAATAAGATAATTGAAGTTTTAGATTgaactaataatgaaaatatgatGGACTACAAATTACtttattaatgaaattattgactaaggcacaaaattaattatatcaacTTCTTTGATCGACCATCTTCCATGATCCAACATCCTTACATATTGATAGGATTCACGAGTAAAGCTTCAATCACagattttacattattttttggattaCTATATCCATCTTGGTTGTTCTTGTAAACAACATCAATCAGACGTGTTAAGTTCACCACACGCATCAAGATTTCATTTGGAATATTCGAAGTAGTAGTCTTAATGCACTCTTTGTTCAAATCCTTCCATGCACTTTCAGCTATTTCAGAAAGTTGTGCACTTGCTTTTTCCACTGATAAATTATTCTCTTGCATATAACATTCTATTCCTGTGACAAGTTGTCCTTTTTCTTTCTCAATCTAtaagaaacaaaatataattcatcAGGAGAATGTTATAAACAATGTTTATACTCCTTTTGCCCGACAATTGTTGTTCACATTGACTTGACACTGTGTTCCTTATTAAATAAGCATTAGTCATCTAAACAATATTGAAAAATGAATAGTACTGTATTTAATAACAAGGGTAAAATAGACACAACAATAGTAAATCATTCACTTGTTTTATAAACTGAAAAAGTATTGTTGGAAATCTCAAAACACAATTTGTATATGAAAAGTACCTTATAAGTAGCTATGTCATCAATAACTCTACCAATTATTGCAGAAGCCACAAGAATTTTAGGTTTTTTCATCATCCAATCAAATGTTCTCTTTGATGTTGACTCCATGCCCAATAATGATGCTGGAGCAAGTAGATAATAAGTTCCAGTGACCAATGCATTGTTTAGATACTCTTCAAAAGATGGAATTTTCCCTTCAATGAACCATTCTGCTTCAATGTAGTAACTCCTCACAATTTCTTTCATCTATATTCaagaaattaataatatatttattaaatagttGAAACTCATAAGTTCAAAGGACAAATGATATTGTATGCCATTCGAACTCTTAAAAAATGTTGTCAGAGCGTCGAATCATTCAAATGTTGGgaattttcaataaaagtaCGACAAAAGTGCAACAACATTTTTGGATGGTCCAAGTAACTTAGATGATATTAGTGTTTTTGATTAAGTGTCATACCGCCTCTTTGACATAATTAACTCCATTGAATCTATCTTGTTCATTGATTTCTCTTTCATACTCGTTGAAGAGATAGAGAAGAGATATATATATCGGTTTCATATAGTTTGGGAGTCGATCAACTTCACTTATATCCCACCTATAACGATAAAAGAAAATGTTAATCAAGTGTATCCACTCCATATATAATtacaacaaacaaaaaaattgatatactctgcttcaatttatgtgacataccGATCCACAACTTCCGTGAATATAATTAGTTCATCAAGAGTTCCATAAGAGTCATATGTGTCATCAATTACTGAAATCATAGCTATGCATTTTGCAAGCATAACTCTAGCTCGGGAGTATTGTGGTTCAAAGTACACCCCCACTGTCCAAAAAAAACATTCCACCATTCTGTCTCTCACATATGAAAGTTTTGATGCAAAATCCAAATCTTTCCACCACCTTCACAATTAACAAGAGTAATGTTTAGTTAGCTTAACTAATAATACTACATAATATGTCAATataatattgtaaaaaataaaaataggcaTGGCGCTTacgaaagtaaaaaaaaacttttactcTTGTAGTTTAAGAGATATATAGTAATCTTATGATCTTAAACAGACATGCATGTCatgtgaaaaattgaaattagagaGTGTCATATATCTTGCTACCTACTCCTTTTGCAAATAAGGCTTTAATTTGAGGATAAGATCAGACTCGAGAAACACTAAAATGGAAAGTAgaacaaacaaattaaactgGAGGGAGGCAGAACTCATTAACATAAACTCAACAATAACTTACTTTGTGAGTTCACTGAGCTCTTCCTTGTGTAGCACTTGTACCAAATTGTAATCTAATTTGGCAAGTCTTAGTAGCTTTTCGTTGCTTGATCCACATTCTTcatatattgaaatgttaaaatGTGCTTCAGCTCTTGGGATACCTCTATGAAGAGATTGCATAAGTGCATGTCCTACTTGTTTCTCAAGTGTAGAATCTAAGGAATTAGGTGTTATCCTCTCAAGATGGAATGTTGCAAAGATAAGTGCCTCTTCTAATATGTCATCTCCATGTTCCCTAACATGTGCTGCTTCATACAAACTTAACATACCCTTTACATCTATAAGTAGGGTTTTCTTGAATTTTCCCTTGGTGTCCTTGAATTGGTTGAAACAATCTAATTAATTCACAAAATATTTCGTTATGTCAGAGTTAATTACCGTTGAATGTGTAAACAAAGTCTCATATTGATAATTGGAAAGACAAAAAGGCGTGATGACATTATCACCATGTTAAGAGTATCTTTAGACTGACAAAATGTAAGATGTTTATTGAAAACAAAATTGTAATAAGTTTATATAATCATACCGGAAGAGATTGGATAGCCATGTTGTCTAAACAATCGAAAATATAATGCAACCTTGTATAGATCATCTTCTTCATGGATGAGATTTTGATCAAACATCTTGCTTAGTTGATCTTCAATCTCCTTCTCAAAGTGATAATAAATACCAAGACGTTCAAGAGTGTcaatcaaatgaattttttgttcAATGGCATTACTAGTAGTACTTATTATCATGTGCTTCACTACTTCTTTTAAAGCCTCTATCTCCTCAACAACTTCCTCAGATATCTAAACATGTTATGTACATTGTTAGTAATTTTGTTAAAGCTACTATAGTATATAGAATGAAAAAAGGGTGACTAAAAGACAATTAAATAAGCATATACCATAAAAATTACAAGTCACTTATCATAGCAAtacttaataatattatattatattgtatgttCGGTATATATAACAACATTtcactatttaataatattatgctattattgtatgttttctatatataacaacatttcactattaacagtcGGAAAATATTTAGACAAATTGTTTCATTATAGAAAGATTTGACTGTATACGTATATTTACCTGATTATCCTTACTAGAATCGCGAAAAATATTTCCCCACATACTAGGAGAGAAATTAGCCTCTGGGCGAAAAATCCCATTTTCATGGTTTACATTTCCTTCCAATAAACTCATTGATGCTATATTATGGATGTACTTtgcaaaatctaaaaaaatattcaaatgtaTGGGTTTTTCAGTGTTTTCTGCTTAGTATTTTTCCATTGCTATGAGTAGTTATATAgagaattataataatttaattataatgtgAGAGAAACACATTTTAGAAATTCAAGTAGTGTTAGGCGGCATGCCATGTGAAAATTCTATCTACGAGTTCTAGCAATTATTACTTGTGACCTTCAACGGTCTAACTAAGAAAAAGTAAACTAAAATTTGTGAATCATCTaagtttatataataaaaaatccaATCTATATATACCAATGTTTATGTGttaaaaaacttattattaCAGATAAAtggttttttaaaataactttcttTGATCCAAAATAGTTGTCGTTATGATTTTCAAGTCAATTTGACCACTTTAAAGATAAACTCAATTAGATTaatctaatattttaaaactaaaatttagatatttaaaaaaaattatatcaaaaaaactATAACTAAAAAGCATTTTTCCgtattagtatgatgaaaaaaaaaatcatatgattataaaaaagaaattgggACAAGTAAAATAGAACCGATAAAGTAATTTGTTttacaaattaagaaaataacgttttttctttttaagaaactaatttattttttaggtaATACTTTATAAAGAAAGAAACACAAACTGCTAGCtgtttttgtattaaaatgttaatatatattgagatataaatattaatgtacAGCATAGGTGTTGTTGcattattagttaaataatacttaaaataacattttacaACTTACAAGACTCTTTCTAGAATAATGACTCTCCTCTCTTTTGTACTCGATCAACTACACTATATATGTGTTGTtgcattattattt
This genomic window contains:
- the TPS28 gene encoding terpene synthase gives rise to the protein MSLLEGNVNHENGIFRPEANFSPSMWGNIFRDSSKDNQISEEVVEEIEALKEVVKHMIISTTSNAIEQKIHLIDTLERLGIYYHFEKEIEDQLSKMFDQNLIHEEDDLYKVALYFRLFRQHGYPISSDCFNQFKDTKGKFKKTLLIDVKGMLSLYEAAHVREHGDDILEEALIFATFHLERITPNSLDSTLEKQVGHALMQSLHRGIPRAEAHFNISIYEECGSSNEKLLRLAKLDYNLVQVLHKEELSELTKWWKDLDFASKLSYVRDRMVECFFWTVGVYFEPQYSRARVMLAKCIAMISVIDDTYDSYGTLDELIIFTEVVDRWDISEVDRLPNYMKPIYISLLYLFNEYEREINEQDRFNGVNYVKEAMKEIVRSYYIEAEWFIEGKIPSFEEYLNNALVTGTYYLLAPASLLGMESTSKRTFDWMMKKPKILVASAIIGRVIDDIATYKIEKEKGQLVTGIECYMQENNLSVEKASAQLSEIAESAWKDLNKECIKTTTSNIPNEILMRVVNLTRLIDVVYKNNQDGYSNPKNNVKSVIEALLVNPINM